From a region of the Desulfovibrio oxyclinae DSM 11498 genome:
- a CDS encoding methyl-accepting chemotaxis protein, protein MRIGPKISGMIVLLVFLTASGILGIIFWQSNAIDERLSSHFDAQARKEASLAVEDASTLLKTQHATLTKELDSSMNVLEDIVKRRGGMQLLDETAEWNAANQITKQADSLELRRLAVGDQWFGKNADPDVRTPVVDKIMDLTGATCTVFQRMNEQGDLLRVATNILKTNGKRAIGTYIPSSSPVAQTIRSGQTFRGTAYVVNAWYLTQYKPIRDVSGNVIGCLYVGILQQGVNELKQGLQAVQVGDSGYLTLVAGSGGASGTVRMHKNDSVEGSVITQGEDGQTYRELIDKAKDAGGNTVTIQATAAMPGDTARQKLILSATYFEPWDWVIIGSAPISEFLAGQRAADEALTSAKNWSFGVGLIMIVIGGILGLLFASSIAKKLGIVMHALNRINRGDLGRKDLPQEKPRERKGIRGSILGDELLELGYVVGSMNARLNDVMNTVNHNANDVADGCGELASTSTSLAESASNQAANVEEISASMEEMSSSIRQNTENAGETEAKARKAAADAEKGGEAVSKTVKAMEQIAEKISVVEEIARQTNLLALNAAIEAARAGEHGKGFAVVAAEVRKLAEHSGQAAAEISELSGQSVEVANEAGEMLQRMVPDIIDTAEMIKTIAASSREQNSGAEQVNSAVSDLDSAIQQNASEAEEVSAASDELAGNADRLLQAVSYFRLDNSGSGERKAKPAALPPGDNFERY, encoded by the coding sequence ATGCGCATCGGGCCAAAGATTTCCGGCATGATCGTTCTATTGGTTTTCCTGACCGCCTCGGGAATCCTAGGAATCATTTTCTGGCAGAGCAATGCCATAGACGAAAGGCTCAGCTCCCACTTCGATGCGCAGGCCAGAAAGGAAGCCTCCCTCGCCGTCGAGGATGCCAGCACGCTGCTCAAGACCCAGCACGCCACGCTGACCAAGGAGCTGGACAGCTCCATGAACGTGCTTGAAGACATAGTCAAACGGCGCGGCGGGATGCAACTGCTTGATGAAACGGCCGAATGGAATGCGGCCAACCAGATAACCAAGCAAGCAGACAGTCTGGAACTGCGCAGACTTGCCGTTGGCGACCAATGGTTCGGCAAGAACGCCGATCCGGATGTCAGAACGCCGGTGGTGGACAAGATAATGGACCTGACCGGGGCCACCTGTACCGTGTTTCAGCGCATGAACGAGCAGGGAGATCTGCTGCGCGTCGCCACCAACATCCTCAAAACCAACGGCAAACGCGCCATCGGGACCTACATCCCGTCTTCCAGCCCTGTGGCGCAGACCATCCGCTCCGGGCAGACCTTCCGAGGCACCGCCTATGTGGTCAACGCATGGTACCTCACCCAGTACAAGCCCATCCGCGACGTTTCCGGCAATGTTATCGGCTGTCTGTACGTCGGCATCCTTCAGCAGGGTGTCAATGAGCTGAAGCAGGGCCTTCAGGCGGTTCAGGTCGGCGACAGCGGCTACCTCACACTGGTCGCCGGCTCCGGGGGGGCAAGCGGAACCGTACGCATGCACAAGAACGACTCCGTTGAAGGAAGCGTCATTACGCAGGGCGAAGACGGGCAAACCTACCGTGAACTCATCGATAAAGCCAAAGATGCTGGCGGCAATACCGTCACGATTCAGGCCACCGCAGCGATGCCCGGCGATACGGCCCGTCAGAAGCTCATCCTTTCCGCCACATATTTCGAGCCGTGGGACTGGGTCATCATCGGTTCCGCCCCCATCAGCGAATTCCTTGCGGGCCAACGCGCCGCCGATGAAGCGCTCACCAGCGCCAAGAACTGGTCGTTCGGCGTCGGGCTGATCATGATCGTCATTGGCGGGATTCTCGGCCTGCTTTTTGCCAGCAGCATCGCCAAGAAGCTGGGCATCGTCATGCACGCGCTCAACCGCATCAACCGCGGCGACCTTGGCAGAAAGGACCTGCCTCAGGAGAAGCCGCGTGAACGAAAAGGCATCCGGGGCAGCATCCTCGGCGACGAGCTGCTGGAACTGGGCTACGTGGTCGGTTCCATGAACGCCCGTCTCAACGACGTGATGAACACCGTGAATCACAACGCCAACGATGTGGCGGACGGGTGCGGCGAACTGGCGTCAACCTCCACCTCCCTTGCGGAGAGCGCATCCAATCAGGCCGCCAACGTGGAAGAAATCTCGGCCTCCATGGAAGAGATGAGCAGCAGCATTCGTCAAAACACGGAGAATGCGGGTGAGACCGAAGCCAAGGCGCGCAAGGCCGCAGCAGACGCGGAAAAGGGTGGCGAAGCCGTTTCCAAGACCGTGAAGGCCATGGAGCAGATCGCGGAAAAGATATCCGTGGTGGAAGAGATTGCCAGACAGACCAACCTGCTGGCTCTCAACGCCGCCATCGAGGCCGCACGCGCCGGAGAACACGGCAAAGGTTTTGCCGTTGTCGCCGCCGAGGTGCGCAAGCTGGCCGAACACTCCGGTCAGGCCGCAGCCGAGATCAGCGAGCTTTCCGGGCAGAGCGTGGAAGTGGCCAACGAGGCCGGAGAGATGTTGCAGCGCATGGTGCCGGACATCATCGACACCGCCGAGATGATCAAGACCATCGCCGCCTCCAGCCGTGAGCAGAATTCCGGTGCCGAGCAGGTGAACTCCGCAGTGAGCGATCTGGACAGCGCGATCCAACAGAACGCTTCGGAAGCAGAGGAAGTCTCCGCGGCCTCCGACGAACTTGCCGGAAACGCAGACAGGCTCTTGCAGGCAGTCAGTTATTTCCGGCTGGATAACAGCGGCTCCGGCGAACGCAAGGCAAAGCCCGCCGCTCTGCCACCGGGAGACAACTTCGAGCGCTATTAA
- the glpX gene encoding class II fructose-bisphosphatase gives MEAPQKNLAMDLVRVTEAAALACARWLGRGDKDAADKAAVDAMRLCFNSLDLEGTVMIGEGEKDDAPMLFNGERLGRGNGPKVDIAVDPLEGTNLLAFGRPNAISVVGVAPGGAMFDPGPSYYMQKLVVPAQAKHVVDIEAPTQHNLKYIAKALEKDVDDLVVFVLDKPRHKKLISEIRESGARIQLHTDGDITGSLMAIDPRSEVDVMMGTGGTPEGVLSAIAIRIMGGEMFCKLDPQRQDEKNALAEAGMDLRRVYKVADLVGSDDLFFAATGISGGTFLKGVKYTGHGAETSSLVMRGKTGTIRYVEAIHDWESLMKFSAVQYD, from the coding sequence ATGGAAGCCCCCCAGAAAAACCTTGCCATGGACCTCGTCCGCGTGACCGAGGCCGCCGCACTCGCCTGTGCCCGCTGGCTGGGCCGCGGAGACAAGGACGCCGCCGACAAGGCTGCAGTGGACGCCATGCGCCTTTGCTTCAACTCCCTCGACCTTGAGGGCACCGTAATGATCGGTGAAGGAGAAAAGGACGACGCGCCCATGCTCTTCAACGGAGAGCGCCTCGGACGCGGAAACGGCCCCAAGGTGGACATCGCCGTGGACCCGCTGGAAGGCACCAACCTGCTGGCCTTCGGCCGCCCCAACGCCATCTCGGTCGTGGGTGTGGCCCCCGGCGGAGCCATGTTCGATCCGGGCCCGAGCTACTACATGCAGAAGCTCGTCGTTCCGGCTCAGGCCAAACACGTGGTGGACATCGAAGCCCCCACGCAGCACAACCTGAAATACATCGCCAAGGCGCTGGAAAAAGACGTGGACGATCTGGTCGTCTTCGTCCTCGACAAGCCGCGCCACAAGAAGCTCATCAGCGAGATCCGCGAATCCGGCGCACGCATCCAGCTGCACACGGACGGCGACATCACCGGCTCCCTCATGGCCATCGACCCGCGCAGCGAAGTTGACGTCATGATGGGCACCGGCGGCACCCCCGAAGGCGTTCTCTCCGCCATCGCCATACGCATCATGGGCGGCGAGATGTTCTGCAAGCTGGATCCCCAGCGTCAGGACGAGAAGAACGCACTGGCCGAAGCGGGCATGGACCTGCGCCGCGTCTACAAGGTCGCGGACCTCGTGGGCTCCGATGACCTGTTCTTCGCCGCCACCGGCATTTCCGGCGGCACCTTCCTCAAAGGTGTGAAGTACACCGGCCACGGCGCCGAGACCTCCTCGCTGGTCATGCGCGGCAAGACGGGAACCATCCGCTACGTGGAAGCCATCCACGACTGGGAATCCCTGATGAAGTTCAGCGCTGTCCAGTACGACTAG
- the tkt gene encoding transketolase, with product MTINTEMDQKTVAVIKGLIMDGVAKANSGHPGGAMSSADFATLLYSDFLNYDPENPKWFNRDRFILSAGHESMLLYSLLHMAGFLEMDALKNFRQLDSLTPGHPESHLTPGVEATTGPLGQGFAMSVGFAVAEAFLRDKLGSDVCDHHTYTLSSDGDLQEPIALGAASLAGLWKLGKLTVFYDSNKIQLAGPTNRADCTDYRKVFEGMCWQVLDVDGHDHNAIRKAVATAQLETEKPTLIVCHTTMAKGSANMEGDHNTHGAPMKADEIKATKDKLGLPADEFHVPSDAVEHFRSRQADMKKRVADWQANLDAKLAKDPEFKKLWEQINQDRGALKVELPSFEPGETIATRKAWGACLNAVMDELPNLMGGSADLDPSNQTGHYRETVGNFGIDGYGARNLAVGVREFPMAAIMNGLCLHGGIIPFGATFLTFSDYCRNAIRMSALQELPAMYIFTHDSFWVGEDGPTHQPIEHIASLRLIPDLVDMRPCDANETSRCIDMALRSEKHPSCLFLTRQGLPVLDPAEYPAMAEGTAKGGYVIKDCDGTPDLIIMASGSEVALALDTAKLLDRKVRVVNMVSFKLFDEQPESYKTEVLPPEVTARAAAEAGRPETWYKYVGCNGVVLGLDHFGQSAPGKLLSEKYGFTPDNFARIIKEKF from the coding sequence ATGACTATCAACACCGAAATGGACCAGAAAACGGTTGCCGTGATCAAAGGTCTGATCATGGACGGCGTGGCCAAGGCCAACTCCGGTCACCCCGGCGGGGCCATGTCCTCGGCCGATTTCGCCACCCTGCTCTATTCCGACTTTTTGAATTACGATCCGGAGAACCCCAAGTGGTTCAACCGCGACCGGTTCATCCTCTCGGCCGGGCACGAATCCATGCTCCTTTACAGCCTGCTGCACATGGCCGGTTTTCTGGAAATGGACGCCCTCAAGAATTTTCGCCAGCTCGACAGCCTGACTCCGGGCCATCCCGAATCGCACCTGACGCCGGGCGTCGAAGCCACCACCGGTCCGCTCGGACAGGGCTTCGCCATGTCCGTCGGCTTTGCGGTGGCCGAGGCGTTTTTGCGCGACAAGCTCGGCAGCGACGTCTGCGACCACCACACCTACACCCTGAGCTCCGACGGCGACCTGCAGGAGCCAATCGCTCTCGGTGCAGCCTCGCTTGCCGGTCTGTGGAAGCTCGGCAAGCTCACCGTTTTCTATGACTCCAACAAGATCCAGCTCGCCGGTCCCACCAACCGCGCCGACTGCACCGATTACCGCAAGGTGTTCGAAGGCATGTGCTGGCAGGTGCTGGACGTGGACGGCCACGATCACAACGCCATCCGCAAGGCCGTCGCCACCGCACAGCTGGAGACCGAAAAACCCACGCTCATCGTCTGTCACACCACTATGGCCAAGGGTTCCGCCAACATGGAAGGCGATCACAACACCCACGGCGCACCCATGAAGGCCGACGAGATCAAGGCCACCAAGGACAAGCTCGGCCTGCCCGCCGATGAATTCCACGTTCCGTCCGACGCGGTGGAACACTTCCGCTCCCGTCAGGCCGACATGAAGAAGCGCGTGGCCGACTGGCAGGCAAACCTTGACGCCAAGCTCGCCAAGGACCCCGAATTCAAGAAGCTCTGGGAACAGATCAATCAGGACCGTGGCGCGCTCAAGGTCGAACTGCCGTCCTTTGAGCCGGGCGAAACCATCGCCACCCGCAAGGCGTGGGGTGCCTGCCTCAATGCCGTCATGGACGAACTGCCCAACCTCATGGGCGGCTCCGCGGACCTCGACCCGTCGAACCAGACCGGCCACTACCGCGAGACCGTGGGCAACTTCGGCATCGACGGCTACGGCGCGCGCAACCTCGCCGTGGGCGTTCGCGAATTCCCCATGGCCGCCATCATGAACGGCCTGTGCCTGCACGGGGGCATCATCCCGTTCGGCGCTACGTTCCTGACCTTCTCCGACTACTGCCGCAACGCCATTCGCATGTCCGCGCTGCAGGAACTGCCCGCCATGTACATCTTCACCCACGACTCCTTCTGGGTGGGCGAAGACGGCCCCACGCACCAGCCCATCGAGCACATCGCCTCCCTGCGGCTGATCCCGGACCTCGTTGACATGCGCCCCTGCGACGCCAATGAGACCTCCCGCTGCATCGACATGGCGCTGCGCTCCGAAAAGCACCCCAGCTGCCTGTTCCTGACCCGTCAGGGCCTGCCCGTGCTGGACCCGGCCGAATATCCGGCCATGGCCGAAGGCACCGCAAAGGGCGGCTACGTCATCAAGGACTGCGACGGCACCCCTGACCTGATCATCATGGCTTCCGGCTCGGAAGTGGCCCTGGCGCTCGATACCGCCAAGCTGCTGGACCGCAAGGTTCGCGTGGTCAATATGGTCAGCTTCAAACTGTTTGACGAACAGCCGGAATCGTATAAAACCGAGGTATTGCCGCCCGAGGTGACCGCACGTGCCGCCGCAGAGGCCGGACGCCCGGAAACCTGGTACAAATACGTCGGATGCAACGGCGTCGTTCTCGGCCTGGACCACTTTGGCCAGTCCGCTCCCGGCAAGCTGCTTTCGGAGAAGTACGGATTCACCCCGGACAACTTCGCCCGGATCATCAAGGAAAAATTCTAG
- the rpiB gene encoding ribose 5-phosphate isomerase B, translating into MSKKIVIGSDHGGFNMKAAFVKALGEWGYEVEDLGPDCLDSCDYPIYAAKVAEMVQDGVTGILVCGTGQGMAMTANRYSGVRAAVCSNEFHARLARAHNDANIICMGERVTGIGAALDILKIFLETEFEGDRHKRRVDLIDSVKQ; encoded by the coding sequence ATGAGCAAGAAAATCGTCATCGGTTCGGACCACGGCGGATTCAACATGAAGGCCGCGTTCGTCAAGGCGCTTGGCGAATGGGGTTACGAAGTGGAAGATCTGGGCCCGGACTGCCTGGATAGCTGCGACTACCCGATCTATGCCGCCAAGGTCGCCGAAATGGTGCAGGACGGCGTCACGGGAATCCTCGTCTGCGGCACCGGTCAGGGCATGGCTATGACCGCCAACCGCTACAGCGGCGTGCGCGCGGCCGTGTGCAGCAACGAATTTCACGCCCGTCTGGCGCGTGCCCACAATGATGCCAACATCATCTGCATGGGCGAACGCGTCACCGGCATCGGCGCCGCCCTCGACATCCTGAAGATCTTTCTGGAAACCGAGTTCGAAGGCGACCGCCACAAACGTCGCGTCGATCTCATCGACAGTGTCAAACAATAG
- a CDS encoding tetratricopeptide repeat protein — translation MKRTALLPLALCLLLGACAPKTAPAPSDPVKAAPQSLEARTTYNYLLYQDYLSRINRLSMSGEAPDQTTLAELRTSAADALRRVIGAEPDPQLYLELASLYWNSPDAGARARDILTDGLAKFPENPLLTTYLARSWMQEGKRKKGLTILEDYVKAHPEEYEVRIRLAQAYLDSGMPAEALDQLKRLSKEARTPDVLLLFASARARLGETQLAIADLKNALKQDPNNFEALAELAYLYETVGKYSEAEKTYRRILSMGDVRNEVRLRVILLNLKLNNVDEAMRLSLDGPNSKAFLLDAASLFLNEGFHAQASTVLDALASDGNPPGEYWFYKAVIAWEGENDGIKAAEALEKIEKGHPFYSRALEFRGRLLHSVGRSDEALELTREGRELFPENNQFYLLEAAILVEIDRMEQALDTLEAGLKVKHDDPELMYEKGALLETMGRRDDALEYMETMLAAHPDNPQALNFVGYTLAEENRDLRRALVLVQAAYRLDPQSGFIADSLAWVHYKLGEYDKAWKYINEAVTQRPNIPDLWDHYGDIAAALDKNSEARAAYRKAIELGHSDPDAVKAKIKGLQ, via the coding sequence ATGAAGCGCACCGCACTCCTGCCCCTGGCCCTGTGCCTCCTGCTCGGGGCCTGCGCGCCGAAGACCGCCCCCGCGCCGAGCGATCCGGTCAAAGCCGCGCCGCAGTCCCTCGAAGCCAGAACCACGTACAACTACCTGCTGTATCAGGACTATCTTTCCAGAATAAACCGCCTGAGCATGAGCGGCGAAGCACCGGACCAGACAACGCTCGCGGAACTTCGCACCTCTGCGGCCGATGCCCTGCGCCGCGTCATCGGGGCCGAGCCGGACCCGCAGCTCTACCTTGAGCTGGCAAGCCTGTACTGGAACAGCCCGGACGCCGGAGCCAGAGCCCGCGACATCCTGACCGACGGGCTGGCGAAATTCCCCGAGAACCCGCTTCTGACGACCTATCTGGCCCGTTCGTGGATGCAGGAAGGCAAGCGCAAGAAGGGCCTCACGATTCTTGAAGATTACGTCAAGGCACACCCCGAGGAATACGAGGTGCGCATCCGTCTGGCGCAAGCGTATCTGGATTCCGGGATGCCCGCCGAGGCGCTGGATCAGCTGAAACGGCTCTCCAAGGAGGCCCGCACCCCGGATGTGCTGTTGCTGTTCGCCAGCGCCCGCGCCCGGCTGGGCGAGACGCAGCTGGCCATAGCCGACCTCAAGAACGCTCTGAAGCAAGACCCGAACAATTTCGAAGCGTTGGCAGAGCTGGCTTATCTTTACGAAACAGTGGGCAAGTACTCCGAAGCCGAGAAGACCTACCGCCGCATCCTGTCCATGGGTGATGTGCGCAACGAGGTCCGGCTGCGGGTGATCCTGCTCAACCTGAAGCTGAACAACGTGGACGAGGCCATGCGCCTTTCGCTGGACGGCCCCAACAGCAAAGCGTTTCTGCTCGACGCGGCCTCCCTTTTTCTCAACGAAGGATTCCACGCGCAGGCCTCAACCGTGCTCGACGCACTGGCCTCTGACGGCAACCCGCCCGGCGAATACTGGTTCTACAAGGCGGTCATCGCATGGGAAGGCGAGAACGACGGCATCAAGGCCGCCGAAGCGCTCGAAAAGATCGAAAAAGGCCACCCTTTTTATTCCCGCGCACTGGAGTTTCGCGGCAGGCTGCTGCATTCCGTGGGCCGCTCCGACGAAGCCCTCGAACTGACGCGCGAGGGTCGCGAACTCTTTCCTGAAAACAACCAGTTCTACCTTCTTGAAGCGGCCATCCTCGTGGAGATCGACCGCATGGAGCAGGCGCTCGACACCCTTGAAGCCGGGCTGAAAGTCAAACATGACGACCCGGAACTCATGTACGAAAAGGGTGCCCTTCTGGAGACCATGGGCCGCCGGGACGATGCGCTTGAGTACATGGAGACCATGCTGGCCGCGCATCCCGACAATCCGCAGGCCCTGAACTTCGTGGGCTATACTCTCGCCGAGGAAAACCGTGACCTGCGCCGTGCGCTCGTGCTGGTTCAGGCGGCCTACCGACTTGATCCGCAAAGCGGCTTCATCGCCGACTCCCTCGCCTGGGTACACTACAAGCTGGGCGAATACGACAAGGCGTGGAAATACATCAACGAGGCCGTAACGCAGCGGCCAAACATCCCCGATCTTTGGGACCATTACGGCGACATCGCCGCGGCTCTCGACAAGAACTCCGAAGCCCGCGCCGCTTACCGCAAGGCCATCGAACTCGGCCACTCCGACCCGGATGCGGTGAAGGCCAAGATCAAGGGGCTGCAATGA
- a CDS encoding sigma-70 family RNA polymerase sigma factor, whose translation MAPDKKSIDPEIEITEEEEIDPEIISEEEASRDEFLPVTKTPTLPASFDRKSSEVSIRDPLQLYLREIARFPMLKPEEELELARRVRDDNDQDAAFRLVSSHLRLVVKIAMDFQRRWMQNALDLVQEGNVGLMKAVQKFDPEKGIKFSYYAAFWVKAYILKYIMDNWRMVKVGTTQTQRKLFYNLNKERQRLQTMGFDPTTELLSEKLDVSPSDIEEMDQRLSRNDMSLNAPIGEESDATRMDFLPALDPGVEEKLANDEITEILLQNIKGIEPILNEKELVILRERLLSENPVTLREVGERFGVTRERVRQIEARLLTKIREHLAEAVKDFSRDWIEEEA comes from the coding sequence ATGGCACCCGATAAGAAGAGCATCGATCCCGAAATCGAAATCACCGAAGAAGAAGAGATCGATCCCGAGATCATCTCCGAAGAGGAAGCGTCGCGAGACGAATTTCTTCCGGTGACCAAGACCCCGACCCTGCCCGCGTCCTTTGACCGCAAGAGTTCGGAGGTCTCCATACGCGACCCGCTGCAGTTGTACCTGCGGGAGATCGCGCGCTTTCCCATGCTCAAGCCCGAAGAGGAGCTGGAGCTCGCCCGCCGCGTGCGTGACGACAACGATCAGGACGCCGCGTTCCGGCTGGTGTCCTCGCATTTGCGCCTGGTGGTCAAGATCGCCATGGACTTCCAGCGGCGCTGGATGCAGAACGCGCTCGACCTGGTGCAGGAAGGCAACGTAGGTCTAATGAAGGCCGTTCAGAAATTCGATCCGGAAAAGGGCATCAAGTTTTCCTATTACGCGGCGTTCTGGGTCAAGGCGTACATCCTCAAGTACATCATGGACAACTGGCGCATGGTCAAGGTGGGCACCACGCAGACCCAGCGCAAGCTGTTCTACAACCTGAACAAGGAACGCCAGCGGCTCCAGACCATGGGTTTCGACCCCACCACCGAGCTGCTCTCCGAAAAGCTCGACGTCAGCCCCTCGGACATCGAGGAGATGGACCAGCGCCTGTCGCGCAACGACATGTCGCTCAACGCGCCCATCGGCGAGGAATCCGACGCCACGCGCATGGACTTCCTGCCCGCGTTGGACCCCGGCGTGGAAGAAAAGCTCGCCAACGACGAAATCACCGAGATCCTGCTGCAAAACATCAAGGGTATTGAGCCCATCCTCAACGAGAAGGAGCTGGTCATTCTCCGCGAGCGGCTGCTTTCGGAAAATCCCGTGACGCTGCGGGAAGTGGGCGAACGCTTCGGCGTTACCCGCGAGCGCGTACGGCAGATTGAGGCCCGCCTGCTCACCAAGATTCGCGAGCACCTCGCCGAGGCGGTCAAGGACTTCTCCCGCGACTGGATCGAGGAAGAGGCATAG
- a CDS encoding homocysteine S-methyltransferase family protein → MADFRKALADDKVYFFDGGYGTLLQSRGLPAGLSPELWGMEAPDVIRSAYADYVEAGADLITSNTFGGSAPKLEGKADVFELNRRMVELAREVADGRSFVAGSVGPTGKFVEPLGPLSFREMVDIYREQIRGIVAGGADLILAETHFDLAEIKAVVVAAREVCDLPVATSMTFEGSACLTGTSPQTYVDTMQNLGVELIGTNCSAGPEQMYDTLVQWLPRLETPVFAEANAGLPELDEEGNTVFRLAPEPFAEQAVKFLDVGAKIIGGCCGTTPDHIRALRAKAEGRSWAMPQKTDHASTVVTSRAVSVPLGFDHRSVIIGERINPTGKKLLTEELQEGRFNEAMRFATEQTELGAPVLDVNVGAPMVDEGQLLPELVKSLVARYQCPLCIDSNDSDAVENALWNYPGSPLVNSITGEPGKMERLGPLCRKFGAPFILLPLEGKKLPVTAAERIEVLERLLAEADALGIPRRLIVVDALALTVSSKPEAARASLELIRHCKENLGLATTIGLSNISFGLPARELLNSNFLALAMGAGLTSCIANPNSARLQETLHSVEVLLDRDKQAQRYIEGYSDWTPGTAAPAATGGGASASSGSQDDADPVFSAVVKGDRDAILDLVEKKLESGMSAMDLVNDLLIPGIMEVGEKYERKEYFLPQLLRSAETMKTAFGRLQPLLEAESEGGSKPVVIMATVEGDIHDIGKNIVCLMLGNHGFEVIDLGKDVPAERIVEAAVEHKASIIGLSALMTTTMVRMEDTVKLVRERGMDVKVIIGGAVVTEKFCNAIGADGWSTDALDAVRIAQNLVQ, encoded by the coding sequence GTGGCTGATTTCAGGAAAGCGCTCGCAGACGACAAGGTATATTTCTTTGACGGCGGTTACGGAACCCTGCTTCAGAGCAGGGGACTGCCCGCCGGACTTTCCCCCGAACTGTGGGGGATGGAGGCGCCGGACGTCATCCGCTCGGCCTATGCAGACTACGTGGAGGCCGGGGCCGACCTGATCACCTCCAACACCTTCGGCGGCTCTGCGCCCAAGCTGGAGGGCAAGGCCGACGTCTTCGAACTGAACCGCCGCATGGTGGAACTCGCCCGCGAAGTGGCAGACGGCCGTTCCTTCGTCGCCGGCTCCGTTGGGCCCACCGGAAAGTTCGTGGAGCCGCTTGGTCCCTTGAGCTTCCGTGAAATGGTGGATATCTACCGCGAGCAGATTCGGGGTATCGTCGCCGGCGGTGCGGACCTGATCCTTGCCGAGACGCATTTCGATCTTGCCGAGATCAAGGCCGTGGTCGTGGCGGCGCGCGAGGTTTGCGACCTGCCCGTGGCCACCTCAATGACCTTCGAGGGTTCCGCCTGTCTGACCGGCACCTCGCCGCAGACATACGTGGATACCATGCAGAACCTTGGCGTGGAGCTGATCGGCACCAACTGTTCCGCAGGCCCGGAGCAGATGTACGACACGCTGGTGCAGTGGCTGCCGCGGCTTGAAACGCCGGTTTTCGCCGAGGCCAACGCCGGTCTTCCGGAGCTGGACGAAGAAGGCAATACCGTCTTTCGTCTCGCGCCCGAGCCGTTCGCCGAACAGGCCGTGAAATTTCTGGACGTTGGTGCAAAGATCATCGGCGGCTGCTGCGGCACCACCCCGGACCATATCCGCGCCCTGCGCGCCAAGGCCGAGGGCCGCAGCTGGGCCATGCCGCAAAAGACCGACCATGCGAGCACCGTGGTGACGTCGCGCGCCGTATCCGTGCCCCTTGGTTTCGACCATCGCTCGGTCATTATCGGCGAACGCATCAACCCCACCGGCAAGAAGCTGCTCACCGAAGAACTTCAGGAAGGCCGCTTCAACGAGGCCATGCGCTTTGCCACGGAGCAGACCGAGCTTGGCGCGCCCGTGCTCGACGTGAACGTGGGGGCGCCCATGGTCGATGAAGGGCAGCTGCTGCCGGAGCTGGTCAAGTCCCTCGTGGCCCGCTACCAGTGTCCGCTTTGTATCGACTCCAACGACTCCGACGCGGTGGAGAACGCCCTGTGGAACTATCCCGGCTCGCCGCTGGTCAACTCCATCACCGGCGAGCCCGGCAAGATGGAACGCCTCGGGCCGCTGTGCCGCAAGTTCGGCGCGCCGTTCATCCTGCTGCCGCTGGAAGGCAAGAAGTTGCCCGTAACCGCCGCCGAACGCATCGAGGTGCTGGAACGGCTGCTGGCGGAAGCAGACGCGCTGGGCATCCCGCGCCGCCTGATCGTGGTGGACGCGCTGGCGTTGACCGTGTCCTCCAAGCCGGAAGCGGCCCGGGCCAGCCTCGAGCTCATCCGCCATTGCAAGGAAAACCTTGGGCTGGCCACTACCATCGGCCTGTCAAACATATCCTTCGGCCTGCCCGCCCGCGAACTGCTCAACTCCAATTTCCTGGCCCTCGCCATGGGCGCGGGGCTGACTTCCTGCATCGCCAACCCCAACTCCGCCCGGCTGCAGGAAACCCTGCACAGCGTGGAAGTGCTGTTGGACCGCGACAAGCAGGCGCAGCGGTACATCGAAGGCTACTCCGACTGGACGCCGGGCACGGCCGCACCCGCGGCGACCGGCGGGGGAGCTTCGGCCTCCTCGGGATCGCAGGATGATGCCGACCCGGTGTTCTCCGCCGTTGTCAAGGGCGACCGCGACGCCATCCTCGATCTGGTGGAGAAAAAGCTGGAGTCCGGCATGTCGGCCATGGATCTGGTGAATGACCTGCTCATCCCCGGCATCATGGAGGTGGGCGAGAAGTACGAGCGCAAGGAATACTTCCTGCCGCAGCTGCTGCGTTCCGCCGAGACCATGAAGACCGCCTTTGGTCGTCTCCAGCCGCTGCTTGAGGCCGAATCCGAGGGCGGCAGCAAGCCCGTGGTCATCATGGCCACCGTCGAAGGCGACATTCACGACATCGGCAAGAACATCGTATGCCTGATGCTCGGCAACCATGGCTTTGAGGTAATCGACCTCGGCAAGGACGTGCCCGCCGAGCGCATCGTGGAAGCCGCGGTGGAGCACAAGGCCAGCATCATAGGACTTTCCGCGCTCATGACCACCACCATGGTCCGCATGGAAGACACGGTGAAGCTGGTGCGCGAGCGCGGCATGGACGTGAAGGTCATCATCGGCGGCGCGGTGGTCACCGAGAAGTTCTGCAACGCCATCGGCGCGGACGGCTGGAGCACGGATGCGCTCGACGCGGTGCGAATTGCACAGAATCTGGTGCAGTAA